From the Deltaproteobacteria bacterium HGW-Deltaproteobacteria-4 genome, one window contains:
- a CDS encoding VapC toxin family PIN domain ribonuclease, translated as MVTFDTNLWVRYLTNDDERQARRALALLEQAEAVFLPKTVLLELEWVLRAAYRIEAAVIHKSLLQILGLPMVTAESAGQVAAALDLYGGGFDFADALHLAASEGAEGLYSFDERFIRKGGDAVPPVWGVPEG; from the coding sequence ATGGTGACTTTCGATACCAATCTCTGGGTGCGCTACCTGACCAACGATGACGAACGGCAGGCCCGGCGCGCCCTGGCGCTGCTGGAGCAGGCCGAGGCCGTCTTTCTCCCGAAAACGGTCCTGCTGGAACTAGAGTGGGTGTTGCGGGCGGCCTACCGGATCGAAGCGGCGGTCATCCACAAGTCATTGTTGCAGATTCTTGGCTTACCGATGGTGACGGCCGAATCGGCCGGTCAGGTTGCCGCGGCACTCGATTTGTATGGCGGGGGTTTTGATTTTGCCGATGCCCTGCATCTTGCCGCTAGTGAGGGAGCAGAGGGGCTCTATTCTTTTGACGAACGGTTTATTCGCAAAGGGGGAGATGCGGTACCGCCGGTTTGGGGGGTGCCGGAGGGGTAG
- a CDS encoding AbrB family transcriptional regulator, with amino-acid sequence METTLLSSKGQVIIPKTIRSSHHWKAGTRFVIEEVQGGVLLKPISSFPETDLQSGLGCTGYKGAAKSLEEIAADVDEDVARTWRKDQR; translated from the coding sequence ATGGAAACGACACTCCTCTCCAGCAAGGGGCAGGTCATTATTCCTAAAACGATCCGTTCCAGCCATCACTGGAAGGCCGGGACGCGCTTTGTGATTGAAGAGGTGCAAGGGGGCGTGCTGCTCAAACCTATCAGCAGTTTTCCGGAGACTGACCTGCAGAGCGGTCTGGGTTGCACCGGCTATAAGGGTGCGGCAAAAAGTCTGGAGGAGATTGCGGCGGATGTGGATGAGGATGTGGCCCGGACGTGGCGCAAGGACCAGCGCTGA
- a CDS encoding DNA polymerase III subunit alpha: MEPTPFVHLHLHSQYSLLDGAIRIGDLIKKAKEYGMPAVALTDHGNMFGALEFYLKCKEAGIKPIVGSEVYVASGSRFAKEGSEDASGFHLVLLCQNSVGYRNLSYLVSAGYKEGFYYKPRIDKELLSRHSEGLICLSACLGGEVAVLAGQNKMEDAKATAAWYAALFPGRYYLELQENTIPEQRIANDRLMQIAQELALPLVATNDCHYLNKEDARAHEVLLCIQTGKTITDPKRMHFSAAEFYLKSSAEMASDFAYAPQALANTLVIAEACDLDLGKFKDYHFPHFETPDGATLDEMLAAEARQGLLERFKIIRARQSEFTLEQEEVYRDRLQLELDCIKQMGFPGYFLIVADFINWAKDQGIPVGPGRGSAAGSLVAYALRITDLDPLPYNLLFERFLNPERISMPDIDVDFCQDRRLEVLDYVSGKYGRDKVCQIITFGTMSARSVIRDVGRALDLPYGDVDRIAKLVPEVLNIKLADAIKQEAKLTESANADVRVRELLDIALRLEGLARHASTHAAGVVVSPDVMEEFCPVYRDKNGSITTQYSMKYVEKIGLVKFDFLGLKNLTVIANAVKLIRAGKDPDFDITTLRDDDVSSYELISAGNTTGVFQLESSGMKEMLVKLKPSCFEDVIAACALYRPGPLGSGMVDDFIERKHGRKKVVYDLPELEPILKDTYGVIVYQEQVMQIARTLAGYSLGGADLLRRAMGKKDPAEMAKQRDIFLAGSDQNGFDHKTAAAIFDLMAKFAEYGFNKSHSAAYALIAYQTAYLKAHYPVEFMAALLTEDMSSTDKILKNINDCREMGIEVLPPDINLSDASFCVRENSIRFGLGAVKGVGGGAIEAIVEARCAGLFTDLADFCDRVDLRKVNKRVVEALIKCGSFSTIGARRSQLLATLEESMAIGQKIQQERESAQSSLFGEEEVVRVGNHGRLIMPDIPEWDEKTLLNFEKEVLGFFITGHPLQRYADAIKRLTTCTLGELGEQRNKAEVRICGIVSTLKETITKKGDRMGFATVEDLSGMVEVIAFPEVYAAALEYLKGEDPLLITGTIDLGEKGAKVLATEIVAMADALQRATRRVLFRFSAPGVDQERIQALRSLCLRHPGKCETRLHLTIPNRSETIIRLAAECRVAASDELLADAKELFGYNVVSFE, encoded by the coding sequence ATGGAACCTACCCCCTTCGTTCATCTTCATCTGCACAGTCAGTACTCCCTCCTCGACGGCGCCATCCGTATCGGCGATCTGATCAAGAAGGCCAAGGAATACGGCATGCCTGCCGTGGCCCTCACCGATCACGGCAACATGTTCGGGGCGCTGGAGTTCTATCTGAAGTGCAAGGAGGCCGGGATCAAGCCGATCGTCGGCTCGGAGGTCTATGTCGCCAGCGGTTCCCGCTTTGCCAAGGAGGGGAGCGAGGATGCATCGGGCTTCCATCTCGTCCTCCTCTGCCAGAACAGTGTCGGTTACCGCAACCTGTCCTATCTCGTCTCGGCGGGGTACAAGGAAGGCTTCTACTATAAACCCCGCATCGACAAAGAGCTCCTGTCCCGGCACAGCGAAGGTTTGATCTGTCTCTCCGCCTGTCTTGGCGGCGAAGTGGCGGTTCTCGCCGGACAAAACAAGATGGAGGATGCCAAGGCGACAGCGGCCTGGTACGCCGCTCTCTTCCCCGGTCGTTACTACCTCGAACTGCAAGAGAACACCATCCCCGAACAGCGCATTGCTAATGATCGCCTGATGCAGATTGCGCAGGAGCTCGCTCTGCCGCTGGTGGCGACCAACGATTGCCATTATCTCAATAAAGAGGATGCCCGCGCCCACGAAGTCCTCCTGTGCATTCAGACCGGCAAGACCATCACCGATCCGAAACGGATGCATTTCTCCGCGGCTGAATTTTATCTGAAATCCTCAGCGGAGATGGCCTCCGACTTTGCCTATGCGCCGCAAGCTCTCGCTAACACCCTGGTCATTGCTGAGGCCTGTGATCTCGATCTAGGCAAATTCAAGGATTATCACTTCCCCCACTTTGAAACGCCGGACGGCGCGACTCTCGACGAAATGCTCGCCGCTGAAGCCCGGCAGGGATTGCTCGAACGCTTCAAGATCATCCGCGCCCGTCAGTCAGAGTTCACGCTTGAGCAGGAAGAGGTTTATCGCGATCGTCTTCAGCTCGAGCTCGACTGTATCAAGCAGATGGGTTTCCCCGGCTATTTCCTCATTGTCGCTGACTTCATCAACTGGGCCAAGGATCAGGGGATTCCAGTCGGCCCGGGGCGCGGATCGGCGGCCGGTTCCCTGGTCGCTTATGCCCTGCGCATTACCGATCTCGACCCGCTCCCCTACAATCTCCTCTTTGAGCGTTTTCTCAATCCCGAACGTATCTCCATGCCTGATATCGACGTCGACTTCTGTCAGGATCGCCGCCTGGAGGTCCTTGACTACGTCAGCGGCAAGTACGGCCGCGACAAAGTCTGTCAGATTATCACCTTTGGAACGATGTCGGCACGATCGGTTATTCGCGATGTCGGCCGCGCTCTCGATCTCCCCTACGGCGACGTCGACCGCATTGCCAAACTCGTCCCCGAGGTCCTCAACATCAAGCTCGCTGATGCGATCAAGCAGGAAGCTAAACTCACCGAGAGCGCCAATGCGGATGTCCGGGTCCGCGAACTCCTCGACATTGCCCTGCGCCTCGAAGGGTTGGCGCGCCACGCCTCGACCCATGCCGCCGGCGTCGTCGTCTCCCCCGATGTCATGGAAGAGTTCTGCCCGGTCTATCGCGATAAGAACGGCTCGATCACCACCCAGTATTCGATGAAGTACGTCGAAAAGATCGGCTTGGTCAAATTCGACTTTCTCGGTTTGAAGAACCTGACGGTCATCGCCAATGCTGTCAAACTCATCCGCGCCGGCAAGGATCCGGACTTTGACATCACCACCTTGCGTGATGACGATGTGTCCAGCTATGAATTGATCTCCGCCGGCAATACCACCGGCGTCTTCCAGCTCGAATCGAGCGGGATGAAGGAGATGCTGGTCAAACTCAAACCTTCCTGCTTTGAAGATGTCATCGCCGCCTGCGCCCTGTATCGTCCTGGTCCTCTCGGTTCGGGGATGGTCGACGACTTTATCGAACGCAAGCACGGGCGGAAAAAGGTCGTTTACGATCTCCCCGAGCTCGAACCGATCCTCAAGGATACCTACGGCGTTATCGTTTATCAGGAACAGGTCATGCAGATCGCCCGCACTCTGGCCGGCTACTCCCTCGGCGGTGCCGACCTTCTGCGCCGCGCCATGGGGAAGAAGGATCCGGCGGAGATGGCGAAGCAGCGCGACATCTTCCTGGCGGGTTCGGATCAGAACGGCTTCGATCACAAAACCGCGGCGGCGATCTTCGACCTGATGGCCAAGTTTGCCGAGTACGGATTCAACAAGTCCCACTCGGCCGCCTACGCCCTCATCGCTTACCAGACTGCTTATCTCAAAGCGCACTATCCAGTCGAGTTCATGGCGGCGCTCCTCACCGAGGACATGTCGAGTACCGACAAAATCCTAAAGAATATCAATGACTGTCGTGAGATGGGGATCGAGGTGCTGCCGCCCGATATCAATCTCTCTGACGCTTCTTTCTGTGTGCGGGAGAATTCGATCCGTTTCGGACTCGGGGCAGTCAAAGGGGTCGGGGGAGGAGCGATCGAAGCGATCGTTGAGGCGCGTTGTGCCGGGTTGTTTACCGATCTTGCCGATTTCTGTGACCGGGTCGATCTGCGCAAGGTCAACAAGCGCGTTGTTGAAGCCTTGATCAAATGCGGCTCTTTCTCCACCATCGGCGCGCGACGTTCTCAACTCCTTGCCACCCTCGAAGAGAGCATGGCGATCGGCCAGAAGATTCAGCAGGAGCGGGAGAGTGCGCAAAGCTCCCTCTTTGGCGAGGAAGAGGTCGTCCGGGTCGGGAATCACGGGCGCTTGATCATGCCCGATATTCCCGAATGGGACGAAAAGACCCTGCTCAACTTTGAGAAAGAGGTCCTCGGCTTCTTCATTACCGGCCACCCCCTGCAGCGCTATGCCGATGCGATCAAGCGCCTCACCACCTGCACGCTGGGCGAACTCGGTGAGCAACGCAATAAAGCCGAGGTGCGCATCTGTGGTATCGTCTCGACCCTCAAGGAGACAATCACCAAGAAGGGTGACCGCATGGGCTTTGCGACGGTGGAGGATTTGTCCGGCATGGTCGAGGTCATCGCCTTCCCGGAAGTTTATGCTGCGGCCCTGGAATACCTCAAAGGCGAAGATCCGCTCCTGATCACCGGCACCATCGATCTCGGCGAGAAGGGGGCCAAGGTGCTGGCGACGGAGATTGTAGCGATGGCCGATGCTCTGCAGCGGGCCACCCGCCGTGTTCTTTTCCGCTTCTCGGCGCCGGGGGTCGATCAAGAGCGAATTCAGGCTTTGCGCTCCCTTTGTCTGCGCCATCCCGGGAAATGTGAAACCCGCCTGCACCTGACGATTCCGAATCGCAGTGAGACGATCATTCGTCTCGCCGCAGAGTGCCGGGTGGCAGCGTCCGATGAACTTTTGGCTGATGCCAAAGAGCTTTTTGGTTATAACGTAGTTTCTTTTGAGTAA
- a CDS encoding acetyl-CoA carboxylase carboxyl transferase subunit alpha: MQFYLDFEKPLVELEQKIMELKGYSTDKVNFSADIKKLEKKAVQLREEIFANLTRWQRTQLARHINRPFTLDYIQHIFTDWFEVHGDRNFRDDPALVCGFARFDGEPCCVIGHQKGRDTKEKVYRNFGMPNPEGYRKALRVMQMAEQFGLPIFTFVDTPGAYPGIGAEERGQAEAIARNLREMAALKVPVIVTVTGEGGSGGALAIAVGNRVMMMEYSVYAVISPEGCAAILWSDGSKGPVAAEALKLTATDIMSLGCIIDDVIPEPVGGAHTDPVATAVSVKGYLKKHLEELKRLSPHELVEQRYAKFRAMTIVQE, encoded by the coding sequence ATGCAGTTTTATCTGGATTTTGAAAAACCTTTAGTCGAACTTGAACAGAAGATCATGGAACTAAAGGGATATTCGACGGATAAAGTCAATTTTTCGGCGGATATCAAGAAGCTGGAAAAGAAGGCGGTGCAGTTGCGCGAAGAGATCTTTGCCAATCTCACCCGCTGGCAGCGGACCCAGTTGGCCCGCCATATCAACCGCCCCTTTACCCTTGATTATATCCAGCACATCTTTACCGACTGGTTTGAGGTGCACGGTGATCGCAATTTCCGCGACGATCCCGCTCTGGTCTGCGGTTTTGCCCGTTTTGACGGCGAACCGTGCTGCGTTATCGGCCACCAGAAGGGGCGCGACACCAAGGAGAAGGTCTACCGTAACTTTGGCATGCCGAATCCGGAAGGGTATCGCAAGGCATTGCGGGTTATGCAGATGGCCGAGCAGTTCGGATTGCCGATCTTCACCTTTGTCGACACCCCGGGCGCTTATCCCGGCATCGGTGCCGAGGAGCGCGGCCAAGCGGAAGCGATTGCCCGTAATCTCCGCGAGATGGCCGCCCTCAAGGTGCCGGTCATTGTCACTGTTACCGGCGAAGGGGGTTCCGGCGGTGCCCTGGCGATTGCTGTCGGCAACCGGGTGATGATGATGGAATATTCCGTCTACGCGGTTATCTCCCCGGAAGGGTGTGCTGCCATCCTCTGGAGCGACGGCAGCAAAGGTCCGGTCGCCGCCGAGGCGCTGAAGCTGACCGCCACTGATATCATGTCCCTCGGCTGCATTATTGATGATGTCATCCCCGAACCGGTCGGCGGCGCCCATACCGATCCAGTCGCCACCGCCGTCAGTGTCAAGGGCTATCTCAAGAAACATCTGGAAGAACTGAAGCGTCTTTCGCCGCACGAGCTTGTCGAGCAGCGTTACGCCAAATTCCGGGCGATGACGATCGTTCAGGAATAG
- a CDS encoding octaprenyl diphosphate synthase produces MNKALALLRGDMEKVEAKFREHLESDVPLIRKVGEYVLASGGKRVRPLLLLLTAKMAGYQGTQHIDLASVVEFIHTATLLHDDVVDAASLRRGNASANTVWGNEASVLVGDFLFAKSFSVMVRSGDLRVLQILSDATTKMAEGEVLQLISTCDIDMAEERYMTVIRTKTAVLIAAACQCGGFLGGATPEQDDALRDFGMDLGVAFQLMDDALDYVAEEADFGKAHCHDLAEGKVTLPLIQVLRVCSEGERQTISAIVEQEELPESDIITICALITRYQGIEYTRQRAAELVERAKSYLTVFAPGPAKEALNELADFVVQRNR; encoded by the coding sequence ATGAATAAAGCGCTGGCGCTGTTGCGCGGTGACATGGAAAAGGTTGAAGCCAAGTTTCGCGAACATCTCGAGTCGGATGTGCCGTTGATTCGCAAGGTCGGTGAATATGTTCTGGCCAGCGGTGGCAAGCGGGTCCGTCCTTTGCTTTTGTTGTTGACGGCGAAGATGGCCGGTTATCAGGGGACTCAGCATATCGATCTGGCGAGTGTGGTTGAATTTATTCATACTGCCACCCTTCTGCATGACGACGTGGTCGACGCCGCTTCCTTGCGACGCGGCAATGCCTCGGCCAACACTGTCTGGGGGAATGAAGCTTCGGTCCTGGTCGGCGATTTCCTTTTTGCCAAGTCTTTTTCCGTCATGGTGCGCAGTGGCGACTTGCGCGTTTTGCAAATCCTTTCCGACGCCACGACCAAGATGGCCGAAGGCGAAGTCCTGCAACTGATCAGTACTTGCGATATCGACATGGCGGAAGAACGCTACATGACGGTGATTCGCACCAAAACAGCGGTCTTGATTGCAGCAGCTTGTCAATGCGGCGGTTTTCTTGGTGGCGCTACCCCCGAACAGGACGATGCCTTACGCGATTTCGGGATGGATCTCGGCGTTGCTTTCCAGCTCATGGACGATGCCCTGGACTATGTCGCTGAAGAAGCAGATTTCGGCAAGGCCCACTGTCATGACTTGGCTGAGGGGAAGGTGACTCTGCCGTTGATTCAGGTGTTACGTGTCTGTAGTGAAGGTGAGCGGCAGACGATCTCCGCCATTGTCGAGCAGGAAGAGTTGCCGGAATCCGATATTATTACGATTTGCGCATTGATCACCCGTTATCAAGGGATCGAATATACTCGTCAGCGTGCCGCGGAGTTGGTGGAACGGGCCAAATCATATTTGACGGTTTTTGCTCCAGGTCCGGCCAAAGAGGCTTTGAACGAACTCGCCGATTTTGTGGTGCAGCGCAACCGCTAA
- a CDS encoding nitrite reductase yields MTADLQTLRIDGIYRQNDNNDLMLRIKIPGGLLSPVQAEAIAALSERFSNHLLHLTSRGSIELHWLRPESVEEVGRQLAAVGLTSRGACGGAVRGISCSTTVAPGFSITQGLARRLHRHFSGNPHFEGLPKKFKISVDAGYSGARHLIQDAGIVHVATTEAGELYDLWVAGGLGREPQPAFLFARQLSEGQLLAHLEAIIHLYRQHTPAGKRLKHLLRDIGEESFRELLALEAISEVALQPSRGLGCNLKIEAEESVIEARIFAGQVSSSDFRHLAELARRYGNEQLLVTADQNFLLFPAGHSAAMRLRQELAQLGFAGERRDEQVNFRICPGNHECRMGLAPTRVIAREILDGLPNAGLGLTYAISGCSNSCSQPQLADVGIITTALRASGEGERQPRFALYRRHGASFGTVIAADLTAEELLAQLSRIV; encoded by the coding sequence ATGACTGCCGACCTACAAACCCTGCGCATCGATGGCATCTACCGCCAGAATGACAACAATGACCTGATGCTGCGGATCAAGATCCCCGGCGGATTGTTGAGCCCGGTGCAGGCTGAGGCGATTGCCGCGCTCAGCGAACGTTTCAGTAACCATCTCCTCCATCTCACCAGTCGCGGTAGTATTGAGCTGCACTGGCTGCGGCCGGAGAGCGTCGAAGAGGTGGGACGGCAGCTGGCAGCGGTCGGCCTCACCAGCCGCGGCGCCTGTGGCGGCGCGGTGCGCGGCATCTCCTGCAGCACGACCGTGGCCCCCGGCTTCAGCATCACGCAAGGGTTGGCGCGGCGGCTGCACCGGCACTTTAGCGGCAACCCCCACTTTGAAGGGTTGCCGAAGAAGTTCAAGATCAGCGTCGATGCCGGATATAGCGGCGCCCGTCACCTGATTCAGGATGCCGGCATTGTCCATGTCGCGACAACGGAAGCAGGCGAGCTCTATGACCTCTGGGTCGCCGGCGGCCTCGGCCGCGAGCCGCAACCGGCCTTCCTTTTTGCCCGGCAACTGAGTGAAGGACAACTGCTGGCGCACCTTGAAGCGATTATTCACCTCTACCGTCAGCACACCCCGGCGGGCAAGCGCCTTAAGCATCTGCTTCGCGACATCGGCGAAGAGAGTTTTCGTGAACTTCTGGCATTGGAGGCGATCTCCGAGGTGGCGCTGCAACCGAGTCGCGGCCTCGGCTGCAACCTCAAGATCGAAGCGGAAGAGAGTGTGATCGAAGCGCGGATCTTTGCCGGACAGGTCTCGAGCAGTGATTTTCGTCATCTTGCCGAGCTGGCACGGCGCTACGGAAACGAACAGCTTCTGGTTACCGCCGATCAGAATTTCCTACTCTTCCCGGCCGGGCACAGCGCCGCCATGCGCCTGCGCCAGGAATTGGCACAGCTCGGTTTTGCCGGTGAGCGCCGTGACGAACAGGTCAATTTCCGCATCTGTCCCGGCAACCACGAATGCCGGATGGGGCTGGCGCCGACTCGTGTCATTGCCCGGGAAATACTCGATGGCCTCCCCAACGCCGGCCTGGGGCTGACCTACGCCATTAGCGGTTGTTCCAACAGCTGCAGCCAGCCGCAACTGGCCGATGTCGGCATCATCACCACGGCTCTGCGTGCAAGCGGAGAGGGAGAACGCCAACCGCGTTTTGCCCTGTATCGCCGTCACGGCGCGAGCTTTGGAACCGTCATTGCGGCGGATCTGACAGCAGAAGAATTATTAGCGCAACTCTCCCGGATCGTCTGA
- the cysK gene encoding cysteine synthase A — MANIFSDNSLTIGRTPLVQLNRVAPAGTRILGKIEGRNPAYSVKCRIGAAMIWDAEQKGLLKPGVEIVEPTSGNTGIALAFVAAARGIPVTLTMPETMSLERRKVLKAFGANLVLTPGAKGMGGAIAEAEALAASDPGRYLLLHQFKNPANPAIHETTTGPEIWNDTDGEVDVIVSGVGTGGTITGISRYIKNTQGKKIISVAVEPADSPVISQRLAGQEIKPGPHKIQGIGAGFIPDTLDLTMVDRVEQVSNDEAIEFALRLAKEEGILVGLSCGAAMAAAVRIAKLPEFSGKTIVVILPDSGERYLSSVLFEGLA, encoded by the coding sequence ATGGCTAACATCTTTAGCGACAACTCCCTCACTATCGGCCGGACCCCGCTGGTCCAACTCAACCGCGTTGCCCCGGCCGGAACGCGCATACTCGGCAAGATCGAAGGCCGCAACCCCGCTTATTCTGTCAAGTGCCGCATCGGTGCGGCGATGATTTGGGATGCCGAACAGAAGGGATTACTGAAGCCCGGCGTTGAGATCGTCGAGCCGACCAGCGGCAACACCGGTATTGCCCTCGCCTTTGTCGCCGCCGCGCGCGGTATCCCCGTTACCCTGACTATGCCCGAGACGATGAGCCTGGAGCGGCGCAAGGTGTTGAAGGCTTTCGGTGCCAATCTCGTTCTCACCCCCGGCGCCAAGGGAATGGGGGGGGCGATTGCCGAAGCCGAAGCCCTTGCCGCCTCTGATCCGGGTCGTTATCTCTTGCTGCACCAGTTCAAAAATCCGGCGAATCCGGCGATTCACGAAACCACCACCGGGCCAGAGATCTGGAACGATACCGACGGTGAAGTTGATGTCATCGTCTCCGGAGTCGGCACCGGCGGCACGATCACCGGCATCTCCCGTTATATCAAGAATACCCAAGGGAAGAAGATCATCTCGGTGGCGGTCGAACCGGCTGATTCGCCGGTCATCAGCCAACGTCTCGCCGGCCAGGAGATCAAGCCCGGGCCCCACAAGATTCAGGGGATCGGCGCCGGCTTCATCCCCGACACCCTTGATCTCACCATGGTCGATCGCGTCGAGCAGGTCAGCAATGATGAAGCGATCGAATTCGCCCTCCGTCTCGCCAAGGAGGAAGGGATCCTCGTCGGCCTTTCCTGCGGGGCAGCGATGGCAGCCGCAGTACGTATCGCCAAACTCCCGGAGTTTAGCGGCAAGACCATCGTCGTCATCCTCCCTGATTCGGGGGAGCGTTACCTGTCGAGCGTCCTCTTTGAAGGATTGGCGTAG
- a CDS encoding cyclic nucleotide-binding protein, producing the protein MTIDVAELRGIRLLSGLAEDELARLASRLTQCDFLSRQVILSRVTVPEAIYFILAGTVRVELQEEHGQIFNLVELGPGEVFGERSLLTGEPRTADVRALSEVRAARLGRQDFEALLPECPRLYANLCRDFARQLGTWAQRHQRDERENREVLANVIGWQLIPEFGSFPGSSPWVRQLNARLAALGNAANHVLILGERGTWKDLAARLIHFHGAPGRPILFLDCATPPLLRAVPVGASVAPDALHLELAQESALFGHAPDSTLSARRARRGMLELAAGGEMILRNVDCLTLGVQAALLGFLDSGRFRRHGEVEWRLARVRIIATCGELLGEKVARHEFLAGLQEKLQGEVVELLPLRERQKDIPVIARSLLQSLNAKHHKGVKRFSQEALNRLVGHDWPLNCSELYQVLSRAVVVCASDEITAEQIFLSGQSSNEGRFNLLTLPAIERLARRPDFPGLLRRGTIPLLLAVILYTLFGPSYNNLANLAVWTVWWPLLLVTAFFGARSWCSFCPLEGLSAAIGATRSVRHDPAGLLRRCGPSLSLAALAMILLLEQASGMFSWALATGLLLTWLLVATVTADLLLGRRGWCKYLCPLGRVVSLVARISLLEMRSTPHVCVSRCRVDDCIKEKACPMGLHPSGIDNSDHCILCLDCVRHCPHHSMQLDLRNPASGLFSQTRRSFAEALFSVIFAGVVLAAKGTPLLVGRQGEVFPTVRWSPAEVGLSLTIVAAYFALAMLASLGRRGRWRVTFTLCGFAYLPLAMTGIFVIYLRALAEGGAQIVPLFFTALGLAGGLDLPRLTPELGTLRLLIPPLLLGSAAISWVVLGRLRQYNLSRTVLSCHRALVVLTAIGFLWVL; encoded by the coding sequence ATGACCATTGATGTTGCGGAATTGCGGGGGATTCGCTTGCTGTCCGGACTGGCGGAGGACGAACTGGCGCGGTTGGCGTCGCGCTTGACGCAATGCGACTTTTTGTCCCGACAGGTCATTTTGTCTCGGGTGACAGTGCCGGAGGCGATCTACTTCATCCTGGCCGGCACGGTGCGGGTCGAGCTGCAAGAGGAGCACGGCCAGATCTTCAACCTCGTTGAACTCGGGCCGGGGGAGGTCTTTGGCGAGCGCTCGCTCCTCACCGGCGAACCACGCACCGCCGATGTCCGGGCCTTGAGCGAGGTGCGCGCTGCGCGGCTGGGGCGGCAGGATTTCGAGGCGCTCCTCCCCGAGTGCCCCCGGCTCTACGCCAACCTCTGCCGCGACTTTGCCCGCCAGCTCGGCACCTGGGCGCAGCGCCATCAGCGCGACGAGCGGGAAAACCGCGAAGTGTTGGCCAACGTCATTGGCTGGCAGCTGATCCCCGAGTTCGGCTCCTTTCCCGGCAGCTCTCCCTGGGTACGCCAGCTCAATGCCCGACTTGCCGCCCTCGGCAATGCGGCGAATCATGTGCTGATCCTCGGCGAACGCGGCACCTGGAAGGATCTGGCGGCCCGCCTTATCCACTTTCACGGCGCCCCCGGCCGGCCGATCCTCTTTCTCGACTGCGCCACGCCGCCGCTGCTGCGCGCAGTCCCGGTCGGCGCCAGCGTCGCTCCAGATGCTCTCCATCTCGAACTCGCCCAGGAATCGGCCCTCTTCGGCCACGCCCCGGACAGCACCCTCTCGGCCCGCCGGGCACGACGCGGCATGCTCGAACTTGCCGCCGGCGGCGAGATGATTCTGCGCAATGTCGATTGTCTGACTCTCGGCGTGCAGGCCGCCCTCCTGGGCTTCCTCGATTCCGGTCGTTTTCGTCGACACGGCGAAGTAGAGTGGCGCCTGGCACGGGTGCGGATCATCGCTACTTGCGGCGAGTTGCTTGGGGAGAAGGTCGCGCGCCACGAATTTCTTGCCGGCCTCCAGGAAAAGCTGCAAGGAGAAGTGGTCGAGCTGCTGCCGCTGCGCGAACGGCAGAAAGACATTCCGGTGATCGCCCGCAGCCTCTTGCAGTCTCTCAACGCCAAACATCATAAAGGGGTGAAGCGCTTTTCTCAGGAAGCGCTCAACCGCCTGGTCGGCCACGACTGGCCCCTCAACTGCAGTGAACTTTATCAGGTGTTGAGCCGCGCTGTGGTGGTCTGCGCCAGCGACGAGATCACCGCCGAACAGATCTTTTTGTCGGGGCAGAGTAGTAACGAAGGGCGCTTCAATCTCCTCACCCTGCCGGCGATCGAGCGCCTCGCCCGCCGTCCCGATTTCCCCGGTCTGCTGCGGCGCGGGACGATTCCGCTCCTCCTTGCCGTCATCCTTTATACCCTCTTTGGCCCCTCCTATAACAATCTCGCCAATCTCGCGGTCTGGACAGTGTGGTGGCCGCTGCTGCTGGTCACCGCGTTTTTCGGTGCGCGCAGCTGGTGCAGCTTCTGTCCCCTCGAAGGGCTCAGCGCCGCCATTGGCGCCACTCGCTCTGTTCGCCACGATCCGGCGGGCTTGCTGCGGCGCTGCGGACCTTCCCTGAGTCTGGCGGCGCTGGCGATGATCCTGCTGCTGGAGCAGGCGAGCGGCATGTTTTCCTGGGCCCTCGCCACCGGCCTCCTCCTGACCTGGCTGCTCGTTGCCACGGTGACGGCGGATCTGCTCCTGGGGCGGCGCGGCTGGTGCAAGTACCTTTGTCCCCTCGGGCGGGTGGTCAGTCTGGTGGCGCGAATTTCCTTACTGGAGATGCGCAGCACTCCGCACGTCTGCGTCAGTCGCTGCCGGGTCGATGATTGCATCAAAGAGAAGGCTTGTCCGATGGGGCTCCATCCCAGCGGCATCGATAATTCGGATCACTGCATCCTCTGCCTCGATTGCGTGCGCCACTGCCCGCATCACTCGATGCAGCTCGATCTGCGCAATCCAGCCAGCGGCCTCTTCAGCCAGACGCGCCGCAGCTTTGCCGAGGCCCTCTTCAGCGTCATCTTTGCCGGGGTGGTCCTCGCCGCCAAGGGGACGCCCCTCCTCGTCGGCCGGCAAGGGGAGGTCTTTCCGACCGTGCGCTGGAGTCCCGCTGAAGTCGGGCTATCCCTCACCATCGTCGCCGCCTACTTCGCCCTTGCCATGCTTGCCTCACTCGGTCGGCGCGGCCGTTGGCGTGTCACCTTCACTCTCTGCGGCTTTGCCTATCTTCCCTTGGCTATGACCGGAATCTTTGTCATCTATCTGCGCGCCCTGGCCGAAGGGGGCGCGCAGATCGTACCTCTCTTCTTCACTGCCCTCGGTCTTGCCGGTGGCCTCGATCTGCCCCGCCTTACCCCCGAACTCGGCACACTGCGTCTGTTGATCCCGCCCCTCCTCCTCGGGTCGGCCGCGATCTCTTGGGTGGTCCTTGGCCGCTTGCGGCAGTACAACTTGAGTCGCACCGTGCTGTCCTGCCATCGGGCGCTGGTGGTTTTGACGGCGATCGGTTTTTTGTGGGTCCTGTAA